TCCAGCAGAGATTTACCGTTCAGCAGAGCTGCCAGGCAGAAGCTTCCGAAAATATCACCCGTCCCGTGGAACTGTCCGGGCACTTTTTCGGAGAAGGCGTACTCTACCTTATCCTCGGCGCGGTCATAGCAGGCGGCGCCCAGCTTTTCATTATCAAAATACACGCCAGTCAGCACGACCTTTTCAGGGCCCATGTCGGACAGGCCGCGCACAAGCTTTTCAATATAATCCCTGGTGTATGGACCGTGCTGATAAGGCTGCTTCAAAAGAAAGCATGCCTCGGTGATGTTTGGCAGCAGCAAGTCTGCCTTTTCGCAGAGCTCGCGCATTTTATCCACCATATGGTCGTCAAAAACGCTGTAAAGCTCACCCTCATCAGCCATAACCGGATCCACATAGACCAGTGTGTTGTCTGAATTAAAGGTATCCATAAAATTAGATACAATGTCCACCTGCTCCGGTGAGCCTAAAAAGCCGCTGTAGATTGACGAAAAGTGCAGATCCAGCGATTTCCAGTGCTCGGTAATGGCCGGGAGGTCTTCGGTGAGGTCGCGGTAAGTAAAGCCCTCAAAGCCGCCGGTATGGGTCGAAAGAACCGCAGTAGGCATACAGACCACCTCGATGCCTGCCGCAGATAAAATGGGCAGCACGACGGTCATGGAGCACTTTCCAAAGCCGGATATATCATGAATCGCGGCCACCCGCTGTAAGGGGCCTTTTGGAATATCGTTTGTATTTTGCATGTTAAATATCTCCTTTTACAATCAATGATGCTTGGATTCCCTGAAAAAGGGGCTGTTAATTATTGTACCACAATTCTGCCTGTTTAACGCACATAAATCGAATAAAATTCCCTTTTTGGGTAAAAACTATGGTAGCGATGATGATGAAAGGAAGTCTGTCATGAGTGAAAAAATAAAACGCCTGAACTTTAAGCATCTGTGGCAAGCAGCCTGGAAAGGAACTAAGAAATCCATACCAGCCACCACCCTCTGCCTGCTGCTCTTTTTTATGAACATGGCTTTATTTGGCTATAAAAATGCTGTCATCGCTGTTCCACTCACCATTATTTTCAACCGACTCAAGGACTTTTCGCCAGACCGCTGGCACCCCTACAGCGTCATGCTCATCAACCTTGTGCTGGCGACCACCGCCCACCTGGCCGATATGAACGTCTGGCTCTGCGTTACCCTGGACTTTGCCGCGACCTATCTCATGGTCTTTCTTCTCACCGAC
The DNA window shown above is from Eubacterium limosum and carries:
- a CDS encoding pyridoxamine kinase, producing the protein MQNTNDIPKGPLQRVAAIHDISGFGKCSMTVVLPILSAAGIEVVCMPTAVLSTHTGGFEGFTYRDLTEDLPAITEHWKSLDLHFSSIYSGFLGSPEQVDIVSNFMDTFNSDNTLVYVDPVMADEGELYSVFDDHMVDKMRELCEKADLLLPNITEACFLLKQPYQHGPYTRDYIEKLVRGLSDMGPEKVVLTGVYFDNEKLGAACYDRAEDKVEYAFSEKVPGQFHGTGDIFGSFCLAALLNGKSLLDSTQFAVDLTTECILRTVARETNRREGVDFEGVLPEMMKRLELV